A part of Bacillus rossius redtenbacheri isolate Brsri chromosome 1, Brsri_v3, whole genome shotgun sequence genomic DNA contains:
- the LOC134535075 gene encoding uncharacterized protein LOC134535075, with protein MNDFQEAYESWAEANFPEPEAVYRRGRNRHDAGHGTPGGQTTTKDEWSHCADADTLLTMSLPETRILPMPLQTTPPPPPPAENATGVALRLNLATSPHFPAGQQAAEADTHSAMTITPPPTPPPPPAENGTGAALRPNLATSLHYPAGQRAAEADAQHNMTITPPPTPPPPSAENTTGAALRLNLATSPHLPAGQQAAEAVKNHAMNITPPPMQPPAENATGAALRLNLATSSHFPAGQQADEALANRLTKQ; from the exons ATGAATGACTTCCAGGAGGCATATGAGTCCTGGGCCGAAGCGAACTTCCCAGAGCCAG AAGCAGTGTACAGGCGGGGCCGCAATCGCCACGACGCCGGCCATGGAACTCCTGGGGGCCAGACGACCACGAAAGACGAGTGGTCACACTGTGCGGACGCCGACACGCTTCTCACAATGTCTTTGCCTGAGACGAGAATACTCCCGATGCCACTGCAAACAacgccgccgccgccaccgcctgccgagaacgctactggtgtGGCGCTGCGTCTTAACttggcaacatcgccgcacttcccagcTGGCCAACAGGCCGCCGAAGCAGATACACACAGTGCTATGaccatcacgccgcccccgacgccgccgccaccACCTGCCGAGAACGGTACTGGTGCAGCGCTGCGTCCCAACTTGGCAACATCGCTGCACTACCCAGCCGGCCAACGGGCCGCCGAAGCAGATGCACAACATAACATGACCATTACGCCGCCCCCAACGCCACCGCCACCGTCTGCCGAGAACactactggtgcggcgctgcgtctcaacctggcaacatcgccgcacttGCCAGCCGGCCAACAGGCCGCCGAAGCGGTCAAAAACCATGCTATGAACATCACGCCGCCCCCGATGCAgccgcctgccgagaacgctactggtgcggcgctgcgtctcAACTTGGCAACATCGTCGCACTTCCCAGCTGGCCAACAGGCCGACGAAGCA cTGGCCAACAGGCTGACGAAGCAGTAA